TTCATGATCGTGACGGGGCTCGTGGGCGCACTGGCCACCGAGGGACAGCTGTTCCGCATCCTCTGGTGGGCGATCAGCACCGGTGCGCTGCTCGTCCTGCTGTACTTCCTGCTCGGCTCGCTGTCGGAGCAGGCCAGCAGGCAGTCCGGCGAGGTGGGTGCGCTGTTCAGTCGGTTGCGGAACCTGATACTCGTCCTCTGGTCCGCGTATCCGGTGGTCTGGATCCTCGGTACCGAGGGCGGCTTCGCGATCATCCCGCTCGGCATCGAGACGGCGGCGTTCATGGTGCTCGACCTCTCGGCGAAGGTCGGCTTCGGCATCATCCTGCTGCAGAGTCGCGACGTGCTCAGCGCGGCGAAGCCGTCGGGCACTTCGGCGACGGCGGACTGAACCGGCCCCCGTCGCGGAGACGGAAACGAGACAGCCGCGGTTTTTTTTGACGCGTCACCGGTCAGGAGCGACGCGGCCACCGATCCGCCGCCTCAGACGATCTGCTCGCCGTCGTCGTCGTACAGTTTGATCGCGTCGACGGGGCAGACCCGCGCGGCGAACTCCGCTTCGAACTCGGCGTCCTCGGGGACCTCGCGCACGAAGAGGTCCTCCTCGCGCTCTTCCCCCTCGACGAGGTCGGCCTTGCCGGCGTCGAGGTTCTTCTCGAAGCCGTCCCACTCGTCGACGCACTGGAACATCCCGATACAGGTGTCGCGGTCGTACTCGATGTGCATGCGTGAGTCGAAGCGGGGGGAGGGTAAAGACGTGGCGCCCGTCCTCGGGAGTCGACACTGTGAGGGGGCGACGACGTGCCGGCCGCACGGTTCGTGAACGGACGTGCGTGGCGACGGGCCGTGACCGAGACCGAACGCGGTGGAGCAGGCAGGGCGACGAGAGACCGCACCCTCCCCAACCAGTGGCTCGCGGTCGGAGCCGCGAGCAGGCCCCTCGCACGCATCGGTCGCGGCCGGGCGGCCGCGACAGCGCGCGCCTCCCGTGTCACGACACGATGGCACGGGTGCGGTGGCGCGGTCGGCGCGCCTCCGTGCGCGCCGACGCGCGAGGGATGAGGGCACGACCGAACGGAGTGACGGAGTGCCCGGATCGGCTGGGGAGGGCGTGGCGTCTCACTGCCCTGGCGACTGTCTCGTCCCGATCACCAGCCGTTCGCCGACGAGTAATCGACTGTCTCGTCTCGACATCAGCCGTTCGCCGACGAGTAACCGGCTGTCTCGTCCCGACCACCGACGGCTCGTCGACGGATCATCGCACTGCCAGCCGATCGCCGTCGGACCGCTTCGTCTTCGACTGGACGCCACCCACCAGGTGCCGGCGCGTCTCTCGGTCGATCTGTGGGTCGTAGACCCACCGGAACGCCCGCCTCTCGCAACCCGAAACCTAAAACCGAGGACGGACCCAAGCGGTGGTAGATGAACCCCGCCGACGTCCCCGGTCTGCCCGAGGGAGTCGCCTCGCACCTCCACGAGGAGGGGATCGAGGAGCTGTACCCGCCCCAGGCCGCGGCGGTCGACGCGGGCGTCACCACGGGCGAGAGCGTCGTCGCCGCGGTCCCGACGGCGTCGGGCAAGACGCTCGTCGCCGAACTCGCGATGCTCTCGTCGGTCGCCCGCGGTGGCAAAGCCCTCTACATCGTCCCCCTGCGCGCGCTCGCGACGGAGAAGAAGACGGAGTTCGAGCGCTGGGAGGCGCTGGGGTTCGACGTGGGCGTCTCCACCGGAAACTACGACTCCAGCGGCGAGTGGCTCGCCTCCCGCGACATTATCGTCGCCACCTCGGAGAAGGTCGACTCCCTGGTCCGGAACGACGCGCCGTGGGTCGACCAGCTCACCTGCGTCGTCGCCGACGAGGTCCACCTCGTCGACGACCGGAACCGGGGGCCCACACTGGAGGTGACGCTCGCGAAGCTCCGCCGGATCAACCCCGACCTCCAGGTCGTCGCCCTCTCCGCCACGGTCGGCAACGCCGACGAGATCGCCGACTGGCTCGACGCGGGCCTCGTCGACTCCGACTGGCGGCCGATCGATCTCCGGACCGGGGTCCACTACGGCAACGCGATCACGTTCGACGACGGCTCCCAGCGGGAGGTCGAAGTCGGGGGGAAGCGGCAGACGCCGGCGCTCGTCGGCGACACGCTCGACGAGGGCGGTTCGACGCTGGTGTTCGTCAACTCCCGGCGGAACGCCGAGGCGGCGGCGAAACGGCTGTGCGAGGTCACGGCGAAGCGGCTCACCGACGGGGAGCGAGCGGACCTGCGGGAGCTCGCCGACGAGATCGAGGGCGTCTCCGGCACCGAGACCTCGGCCGACCTCGCCCGCGTCGTCCGGCAGGGCGCGGCGTTTCACCACGCGGGGCTCGCCGCGGAGCACCGATCGCTCGTCGAGGACGCCTTCCGCGCGCGGCTCATCAAATGCGTCTGCGCCACGCCCACGCTGGCGGCGGGCGTCAATACTCCTTCCAGGCGGGTGATCGTCCGCGACTGGCAGCGCTACGACGGCTCGTACGGCGGGATGAAGCCGCTCGACGTGCTCGAAGTCCACCAGATGATGGGCCGGGCGGGCCGGCCCGGCCTCGACCCCTACGGCGAGGCGGTGTTGCTGGCGACGGACTACGACACCCGCGACGAACTGTTCGAGCGGTACGTCTGGGCCGACCCCGAGCCCGTCCGGTCGAAACTCGCCGCCGAGCCCGCACTCAGAACGCACCTGCTCGCCACCGTCGCCTCGGGCTTCGCCCACACCCGCTCGGGCCTCCTGGACTTCCTCGACCGCACGCTGTACGCGACGCAGACCGACGACCCCGGTCGCCTGGAGAGGGTCGCCGACACCGTGCTCGACTACCTCGAAGCGAACGACTTCCTCACCCGCGAGCGCGACGGGGACGACGTGCGCCTGAAGGCAACGGGGCTGGGCCACACCGTCTCCAGACTCTACCTCGACCCGATGAGCGCCGCCGAGATCGTCGACGGCCTGGCGTGGGCCGACGAGCACGAGGCCGAGATGCACCGGAAACTCGACGGGACGACAACGCGGGCGTCCGGTTCGTCGGCGGAGTCGACCGAGTCGGTCGAGTCGGATGAGTCGGCTGGGTCGGCCGAGGCCGGTGGCTTCCGACCGGCCAGTGAGATGGTCGCCGACGCTGACGGCGACACTGCCGACGACGACGGGCCCGACACGGCCGGGACGGATCGAACGTATCCGACCCCGCTCGGCCTCTACCACCTCGTCTGCCGGACGCCGGACATGTACCAGCTCTACCTGAAGTCGGGCGACCGCGAGACGTACACCGAGGAGTGTTACGAACGCGAGGCCGAACTCTTGGGTCGAACCCCATCCGAGTACAGCGACAGCGACTTCGAGGCGTGGCTTTCTGCCCTCAAAACGGCGCGGCTGCTCGAAGACTGGGCGAACGAGGTCGACGAGGACCGCATCACAGAGCGGTACGGCGTCGGCCCGGGCGACGTTCGCGGCAAGGTCGACACCGCCACGTGGCTCCTCGGCGCGGCCGAGCGCATCGCCGGCGACCGCGGCTTCGACGCCGTCGCCGTCCGCGAGGCGAAAAAGCGCGTCGAGTACGGGGTTCGGGACGAACTGCTCGACCTCGCGGGGGTCAGAAACGTCGGCCGAAAGCGTGCCCGACGGCTGTACGAGGCGGGTATCGAGACGCGCGCGGACCTCCGCGAGGCCGACAAGTCGGTGGTGCTGGGGGCGCTCCGGGGCCGGCGGAAGACGGCGGAAACGATCCTCGAAAACGTCGGCCGGCAGGAGCCGTCGATGGACGCCGTCGACGCGGACGAGTCGGTGACGGCGGAGACGGCCTCGGCGACGCGGGACGACGGCCGCGGCGACGCGGGTGGGAGCGACCAGGCGAGCCTGGGTGATTTCGGGTGAGACTCGTCGAGGGCGTCGCACACGTCGACGACGTCGACGCGTTCGTCTCGGAACTGAACGCGATCGGCGACGACCACGGGGTGACCGTCCAGGCGTTCGACGCGCGGTACGTCGTCTCTCGCGCTCACCTCGAACGCGCGGTCGAACTCGCCGACCGCGCCCTCGCACGCGGGACGAACGTCGCCCGCGACCGCGGCGTCGAGATCCTCCTCTACGCCGCGGGCCGCCGACAGATCGACCGCGCGCTCACACTCGGCATTTCGCCCGGCGAGCGCCCGGTCGTCGTGCTGATCGACGCGCCGCCGGATCGGGTGGCACGCGAAACGGACGGGGACGAGACCGCGGCGGCCGCAGCGGTCGCGTCGCTCCTCGACCCGGTGGAGACGCTCGGCGAGGTCGACGCGTCCCTGATCCGGGCGTACTTCGACGTCGGTGACCCGGAACTGGCGGCGGTCGAGGGTGACCTCGCCGATATCGTACTCGAACGGGTCGCGCTGCTCGACGTCGAGAAGTAGACCGACCCCTTCGTTTCCTCTCCATATTGTTATACATTTTATCGGTTGGCCGCTCGTCCCGACGGTCCCGTTCGGCCGTCCGGGACCGCGGTCACGCCCGTCCACTCACGCCGGCGGGTAGTCGACGCCGTGTTCTCCCAGGACGGTCTCGAACTCCGTCTCGGTGAGTTCGGGTACGTCGTTCGCCGCGGCGTCGTCGCGTTTGTTCCGCCCCGGCGAGTCGCCGACGACGAGGTAGGAGGTGTTCGACGACACCGAGGAGGTGACGCGGCCGCCGTGGCGCTCGACGAGGTCGGCGGCGTCCGCGCGCGACACCGACAGCGAGCCGGTGAAGACGAACGTCAGCCCCTCTAACGGCGTCGCACCGTCGTCGGTGTCGAGGTCCTGGGGGTCGACCGCCGTCAAGAGGTCAGCGATCGCGGCACGGTTCTCGTGGTTCTCGAAGAACTCCCGGACGTGGTGGGCGACGGTCGGCCCGACGTCCGGAACCGTCTGCAGGCGGTCTTCGAAGCCGCCGAAGTCGGCGTCGTCAGAGAGCGGCAGGGCGTCGAGGGAGCCGAACTCCCGGGCGACGTTTCGGGCCGTGGACTGGCCGACCTCGGGGATGCCGAGCGCCGAGAGAAAGTCGTCCAGCGGGGGCTCGCGCGCGTCGTCGACCTCTCCGAGGAGTTTCTCGGCGCTGCGCTGGCCCCACCCCTCCAGTTCCGCGAGCGCGTCGACGTCGAGTCGGTAGAGGTCCGCCAGCCCCGTCACGAGGTCCGCGTCGACCAGCTGTGCGACGCGCTCGCCGCCGAGCCCCTCGATGTCGAGGCCCTTCCGCGAGCCGTAGTGTTCGATCGTCCGCTCGAGCTGGGCCTCGCACGTCAGCCCGCCGGTACAGAACGCGAGGGGGCCGTCGCGCTCGACGGGACTGCCACACACCGGGCAGGCGTCGGGGAACGAGAAGACGCCCTCGGAGCGTTTTTCGACGACCTCGTCGACGTGCGGGATGACGTCGCCGGCCCGCTTGACGCGGACCCGATCGCCGATGTCCACCCCGAGGTCGGCGATCTCGTCGGGGTTGTGGAGCGTCGCCCGCGACACCGTGACGCCGCCGACGTCGACCGGATCGAGGAGGGCGACGGGCGTCAGTCGCCCGGTCCGGCCCACCTGGACGACCACGTCCTCGACGGTCGTCGCCTCCGTCCGCGCGGGGAACTTGTAGGCGAACGCCCACCGGACCGCGCGGGCGGTCGACCCCAGTTCCTCCCGGGCGGAGCGGCTGTCGACCTTGATCACTGTCCCGTCGACCTCGTAGTTCAGGCCGTCGCGCTCGTCCATCAGCCGGTTCCGGTAGTCGACGGCGGCGTCGATGTCGTCGACGCGGTCGACCCGGCCCGCGACGGGGAGCCCCCACTCCTCGAACGCCGCGAGCGCCTCGGTCTGGGTCTCGGGCGCGTCCCCGTCGCTCGCGGCCATCACGTCGTAGAAGAAACAGGCCAGCGGCCGGCCGGCCACCACCGCGGGGTCGAGCTGTCGGAGCGACCCCGCGGCGGCGTTGCGCGGGTTGGCGAAGGGCTCCTCGCCGGCTTCGATCCGCTCGCGGTTGTGTCTCGTGAACGCGTCCCGGGGCATGTACACCTCGCCGCGGACGGCGAGCTCTTCCGGGGGGGTCCCGCGCAGGCGGAGCGGCACTGCCCTGATGGTCCGGACCTGCGCCGTCACGTCGTCGCCCGCCTCGCCGTCGCCGCGGGTGGCGGCGCGCTGGAACTCGCCGTCCTCGTAGACGACCTCGACCGAGAGCCCGTCGAACTTCGGCTCGCAGACGTACGTGACGTCGCCCACGGCATTGCGGACGCGGCGGTCGAACTCCCGCACCGCCTCCTCCTCGACCGACTGGTCGATCGACAGCATCGGCGCGACGTGGTCGACCGTCGCGAGTTCGTCGACCGGCTCGCCGCCGACCCGCTGCGTGGGTGAGTCCGGCGTCGCGAGGTCGAGCGCGTCTTCGAGGGCTTCGAGACGCTCGAACAACGCGTCGTACGTCCGGTCGGCGATCACCGGGTCGGCCTCGACGTAGTACCGCCGGTCGTGCTCGTGGAGCGCCTCCCTGAGGAGGCGGGCCTGCGTCTCCGCCTCGCCCCGCGAGAGTTCGTCGACGGGTGCGAAATCCGTCGGCGGCTCTCGGAGGTAGGGGTTCTGCATGTCCGACTCGAGTTCGCCCTCTGTCATCGGTCACCCGTTGGTGGCACGGGGGTAAATGATCGGGGATGTGTGTCGCCCGTCGATCGGTCCCGCTCGTGACCGGGCACTCGCCCGTCGCTTCGTTTCGCTCGTCGCGTCGGCCGTGGACCGTGTGCTCCGCTCGGGCTCGGCCGCGTCCGTCCGGAGGCGTCCGTACTCCACGACACGCTGGCGTTCCGCGACGCTTATGCCCGGCGACCATGAACTGCCGGTATATGACCGAGGACTTCCTGCTCCTCAACCCCGGTCCCGTGCCGGTGACAGACGAGGTGCTCCAGTCGATGGCCGAGCCGATGGTGTCGCACCGCTCCGCCGAGTTCGAGGCGGTGTACGAGCGCGCCCAGGACGGACTCGACTACGTGTTCGAGCACTCGTCGCTCTCCGGGGAGTCGACGACCGCCGAGGGGGGGACGTCGCTCGTCCTCAACGGCACCGCGACGATGGGGATGGAGGCGGCCATCACCAACCTCGTCGGCGAGGGTGGGGAAGTCGTCTCGCTGGTCAACGGGAAGTTCGGCCGCCGGTTCGCGCGGATCGCCGACCGCTACGCCTCCTGTACCAGGGTCGAGGCCGACTGGGGGGAGTCGATCCCGGTCGAGGCGGTCGCCGACGCGGTCACCGACGACACCGACGTCGTCACGCTGGTCCACAACGA
This Salinigranum marinum DNA region includes the following protein-coding sequences:
- a CDS encoding ferredoxin yields the protein MHIEYDRDTCIGMFQCVDEWDGFEKNLDAGKADLVEGEEREEDLFVREVPEDAEFEAEFAARVCPVDAIKLYDDDGEQIV
- the ligA gene encoding NAD-dependent DNA ligase LigA, whose translation is MTEGELESDMQNPYLREPPTDFAPVDELSRGEAETQARLLREALHEHDRRYYVEADPVIADRTYDALFERLEALEDALDLATPDSPTQRVGGEPVDELATVDHVAPMLSIDQSVEEEAVREFDRRVRNAVGDVTYVCEPKFDGLSVEVVYEDGEFQRAATRGDGEAGDDVTAQVRTIRAVPLRLRGTPPEELAVRGEVYMPRDAFTRHNRERIEAGEEPFANPRNAAAGSLRQLDPAVVAGRPLACFFYDVMAASDGDAPETQTEALAAFEEWGLPVAGRVDRVDDIDAAVDYRNRLMDERDGLNYEVDGTVIKVDSRSAREELGSTARAVRWAFAYKFPARTEATTVEDVVVQVGRTGRLTPVALLDPVDVGGVTVSRATLHNPDEIADLGVDIGDRVRVKRAGDVIPHVDEVVEKRSEGVFSFPDACPVCGSPVERDGPLAFCTGGLTCEAQLERTIEHYGSRKGLDIEGLGGERVAQLVDADLVTGLADLYRLDVDALAELEGWGQRSAEKLLGEVDDAREPPLDDFLSALGIPEVGQSTARNVAREFGSLDALPLSDDADFGGFEDRLQTVPDVGPTVAHHVREFFENHENRAAIADLLTAVDPQDLDTDDGATPLEGLTFVFTGSLSVSRADAADLVERHGGRVTSSVSSNTSYLVVGDSPGRNKRDDAAANDVPELTETEFETVLGEHGVDYPPA
- a CDS encoding bacteriorhodopsin, whose translation is MTLGTLYFVAQGWSVRDPDQQEYYIITIFIPAIAAASYFAMATGFGLIEVSVQGLGTLDIYWARYADWLFTTPLLLLDLALLAGADRNTIYTLIGLDVFMIVTGLVGALATEGQLFRILWWAISTGALLVLLYFLLGSLSEQASRQSGEVGALFSRLRNLILVLWSAYPVVWILGTEGGFAIIPLGIETAAFMVLDLSAKVGFGIILLQSRDVLSAAKPSGTSATAD
- the cgi121 gene encoding KEOPS complex subunit Cgi121, encoding MRLVEGVAHVDDVDAFVSELNAIGDDHGVTVQAFDARYVVSRAHLERAVELADRALARGTNVARDRGVEILLYAAGRRQIDRALTLGISPGERPVVVLIDAPPDRVARETDGDETAAAAAVASLLDPVETLGEVDASLIRAYFDVGDPELAAVEGDLADIVLERVALLDVEK
- a CDS encoding ATP-dependent DNA helicase; amino-acid sequence: MNPADVPGLPEGVASHLHEEGIEELYPPQAAAVDAGVTTGESVVAAVPTASGKTLVAELAMLSSVARGGKALYIVPLRALATEKKTEFERWEALGFDVGVSTGNYDSSGEWLASRDIIVATSEKVDSLVRNDAPWVDQLTCVVADEVHLVDDRNRGPTLEVTLAKLRRINPDLQVVALSATVGNADEIADWLDAGLVDSDWRPIDLRTGVHYGNAITFDDGSQREVEVGGKRQTPALVGDTLDEGGSTLVFVNSRRNAEAAAKRLCEVTAKRLTDGERADLRELADEIEGVSGTETSADLARVVRQGAAFHHAGLAAEHRSLVEDAFRARLIKCVCATPTLAAGVNTPSRRVIVRDWQRYDGSYGGMKPLDVLEVHQMMGRAGRPGLDPYGEAVLLATDYDTRDELFERYVWADPEPVRSKLAAEPALRTHLLATVASGFAHTRSGLLDFLDRTLYATQTDDPGRLERVADTVLDYLEANDFLTRERDGDDVRLKATGLGHTVSRLYLDPMSAAEIVDGLAWADEHEAEMHRKLDGTTTRASGSSAESTESVESDESAGSAEAGGFRPASEMVADADGDTADDDGPDTAGTDRTYPTPLGLYHLVCRTPDMYQLYLKSGDRETYTEECYEREAELLGRTPSEYSDSDFEAWLSALKTARLLEDWANEVDEDRITERYGVGPGDVRGKVDTATWLLGAAERIAGDRGFDAVAVREAKKRVEYGVRDELLDLAGVRNVGRKRARRLYEAGIETRADLREADKSVVLGALRGRRKTAETILENVGRQEPSMDAVDADESVTAETASATRDDGRGDAGGSDQASLGDFG